TGATGATGTACACGCGGTTGCATGTCAGGCTGAAATGCTGGGTTATCTGCCACACGCCGCTCATGAAATCCGGATTTTGCACGGCCCGGTTCAGGGGCGAAAAAACGGTGCGCACGGCTTGCTGCAGCACAAGGCTGATGCCGAATGTCGCCAGAAGCGTCTCCAGCGGGCGACCATAAAGAAAGCGGATAATGGTTTTTTCAAGAAGCACGCCCATGCCGCCGCTCACCAGAAAGGCGGCGGGAACAGCCAGAATGAGGGCAAGGCCGGGCTGGCCCGGCAGGATCTGCTGCATGCCCCAGGCTGTGTAGGCCCCGAGCATGATCAGCTCGCCGTGGGCCATGTTGATGACCCCCATGACGCCAAAGGTGATGGCAAGGCCAATGGCGGCCAGCACGAGAATGGACCCCAGACTCGTGCCAAAAAAGAGCATTTCAAAAAATTGCGCCCACTCGGCGGAAATACGCTGGAAATACAGGGCATCGGCCGCCGTTTTGGCCACAGCCGTGTCGGATGAAGCGGCAAGAGTGCGCAGGGCGTTAAGCGCGGCGGGGCTGCCGTTGCTGTCCAGAGCCTTGACGGCGGCAAGCTGATCGGAGCGCACGGAGCCCGGGTCAGCCGCCACGTATAGGGCAAGGGCCGCGCTGAGGTTGCCGCGCACGGCTTCGTCCTTCTCTCCAGCCAGCAGTTTGTGCAGGGCCTCCGCATCGAGGGGCGGGGTGGCGCTCTCCATAAGGGCCGCCGAGGCCTGACGGCGCTTGGCCGTGTCTGTGGAGGTAAGGGCCTGCGCGTTAAGGATATCCGTAATGCGCTGGCGCTGGCGGTTGCTTGTGCCCACCTTGCGCAGACTGTCGGCAGACTGGGCCGCGCCAAGTTCGCCCCTGGCGTCGAGGGGCCGCGCCTGACCTGCATCGTCGCTCACAAAAAGCGCTCCGGCATCGGCATCGGCCAACAGGGTGTTGCGCAGCAGCGCTTCCAGCAGTTTTTCGCGCAGTGGCGCGGCAAGTGTGTTGTCATCCTTTTCCAGCGCGGCAATGGCCGCATCCCTGTCCGCCACTTTGGGACTCACGAGAGTCTTGAGCAGATCGGCTGGAAGAATGGATGGCGAAGTTTGCACCGGGGACGCGGAAGGAGTCGAAACCGCGCCCCCGGCATTGCCGTCCGGTTCCGGTCCGGACGCCAGCACTGCGTGCGGCAGACTGAAAATTATGAGACAGCAGAGCAAGAGCGCCGTGCGCATGGGGATATCCTTTAGTCTGGTCCGTCGGGACAGCGCTGCGCTGGCCCCGGCCGACGTGCCGTGGGGGGATCGCGGGGGCCGCCGGGGCCCCCGCAGCAGGTTTCAGACGGTTGCTTTCTCTATTTTGAAGCGCCGCCGCATTTCTTGGTCTTGGTATTGTAGTTGCCGCAGTTGATGGGGTCGGTCCAGTCGCCGATCAGGTCCTTGGATTCGGGCAGATAGTGCGACCACGCTTCGCCGGGAACCACGGAAGGGGTTTCCCAGACAACCTGGAACTGGCCGTCGGCCTGAATTTCGCCGATCAGCACAGGCTTGGTGATGTGGTGGTTGGGCAGAACCTTGGCCACGCCGCCGGTGAGGTTGGGGGTCTCAAGGCCCACAATGGCTTTCAGAACCTTGTCCACATCGGTGCTCTGGGCCTTTTCAACAGCCTTCACCCACAG
This DNA window, taken from Desulfovibrio sp. 86, encodes the following:
- the urtB gene encoding urea ABC transporter permease subunit UrtB; this encodes MRTALLLCCLIIFSLPHAVLASGPEPDGNAGGAVSTPSASPVQTSPSILPADLLKTLVSPKVADRDAAIAALEKDDNTLAAPLREKLLEALLRNTLLADADAGALFVSDDAGQARPLDARGELGAAQSADSLRKVGTSNRQRQRITDILNAQALTSTDTAKRRQASAALMESATPPLDAEALHKLLAGEKDEAVRGNLSAALALYVAADPGSVRSDQLAAVKALDSNGSPAALNALRTLAASSDTAVAKTAADALYFQRISAEWAQFFEMLFFGTSLGSILVLAAIGLAITFGVMGVINMAHGELIMLGAYTAWGMQQILPGQPGLALILAVPAAFLVSGGMGVLLEKTIIRFLYGRPLETLLATFGISLVLQQAVRTVFSPLNRAVQNPDFMSGVWQITQHFSLTCNRVYIIIFCLGVFALIHMAMHRTRLGLEVRAVSQNRAIARCMGIRASRVDALTFGLGSGVAGMAGVALSQVSNVGPNLGQTYIVDSFMVVVFGGVGNLWGTLTGGLALGIANKFLEPASGAMLSKIIILVCLILFIQKRPRGLFPQKGRAVEA